A portion of the Corynebacterium ammoniagenes DSM 20306 genome contains these proteins:
- a CDS encoding response regulator transcription factor — protein MKVGSSAMRTSINMLRELIPFDAVQLLRIESLGRPQEIFRQGYSSNTAWALAHMFPQKYPHGFTRYASADPPLPATISTSLIQGEFTSSTLFREHLSREGYAEGMSLELHSGSGPVGLAHFSSRRAAAFSGEPRKAALAVSGLLGQLVALHPARKNNPWPISSHSGIEEALLADPQFLALLEQCKNSPLAMLEHLWWAGDCLVEVGITQPGNLQARPAPVDKTAGLSRQELAVLSVLCCGVSDAEVANRLHLSIRTVQSHISSLRKKLNASSRLEAVVIALGRGLYIPHPRLAPLEQIARGSGR, from the coding sequence ATGAAGGTAGGGAGTTCAGCGATGCGCACTTCAATTAACATGCTGCGTGAGCTTATCCCTTTCGACGCGGTACAGCTATTGCGTATTGAGTCCCTAGGACGGCCCCAAGAGATATTTCGACAGGGCTATAGTTCTAACACTGCGTGGGCTCTGGCCCATATGTTTCCACAAAAGTATCCCCATGGGTTTACTCGCTACGCGAGTGCGGACCCTCCATTGCCGGCGACGATATCGACATCTTTGATTCAGGGTGAATTTACTTCATCGACGCTCTTTCGGGAGCATTTGTCACGGGAGGGATATGCGGAAGGAATGTCGCTGGAGCTACATTCAGGAAGTGGGCCGGTGGGACTTGCTCACTTTTCCAGCAGAAGGGCTGCCGCCTTCAGTGGGGAGCCCCGAAAAGCTGCGCTAGCAGTATCTGGCCTCCTGGGACAATTGGTAGCGTTGCATCCGGCTCGTAAGAACAATCCTTGGCCGATCTCCTCCCACTCAGGAATTGAGGAGGCACTCCTTGCCGACCCGCAATTCCTTGCACTACTTGAACAGTGTAAGAACTCTCCCCTAGCGATGCTTGAGCACTTGTGGTGGGCGGGCGACTGTCTTGTGGAAGTGGGAATTACACAACCTGGCAATTTGCAAGCTCGTCCGGCACCTGTGGATAAAACTGCAGGCCTTTCCCGTCAAGAACTGGCTGTCTTGAGCGTCTTGTGCTGTGGAGTATCGGATGCTGAAGTGGCAAACCGACTACATTTGAGCATTCGAACGGTGCAGTCTCACATTAGCTCGCTCAGAAAGAAATTGAACGCTTCCAGCCGGCTCGAGGCTGTTGTAATTGCACTTGGACGAGGTCTCTACATACCGCATCCCCGGCTTGCTCCGTTGGAGCAGATAGCACGAGGAAGCGGTAGATAA
- a CDS encoding LysR substrate-binding domain-containing protein produces the protein MELRQLRYFLIVAEELNFTRAADRLHMAQPPLSQQIKALETELGVNLFHRTTRKVELTRAGEFFEEKIRDWQTELQGVIREARDIQAGFRGRVRIGFVGTATHFLMPQVLAGLKKQLPGIKVDVEGELLTPQIEDLLHRKKLDIAVIRPPVTSPEIEVEFLRSDKFEVCFSASDELAGTQEPLDIAELRSREFVSYPANSAAATAFYAACSKAGFLPNVVHETDRMSTLLTLVGVGAGIAVVPTGSGSPMRHPVKYRQIRDVPPIELAISKLVGQNSALIQEVSAVIRDELTNGRFS, from the coding sequence ATGGAACTTCGTCAGTTGCGTTATTTTCTAATAGTTGCGGAAGAATTGAATTTCACGCGGGCGGCTGACCGGTTGCATATGGCCCAACCTCCGCTGTCCCAGCAAATTAAGGCGCTAGAAACTGAGCTCGGAGTAAATCTCTTCCATCGCACTACGAGAAAGGTCGAGCTAACTAGGGCCGGAGAATTCTTTGAAGAGAAGATTCGCGATTGGCAGACGGAACTACAGGGAGTAATTCGGGAAGCGAGAGATATTCAAGCCGGCTTTAGAGGGCGCGTGCGAATCGGGTTTGTGGGAACTGCAACTCATTTCCTGATGCCGCAGGTGTTAGCGGGTCTCAAAAAGCAGCTGCCAGGAATTAAGGTCGATGTGGAAGGCGAGCTTTTGACCCCACAAATTGAGGACCTGCTGCACCGAAAGAAACTCGATATTGCGGTTATCCGCCCGCCGGTCACATCACCTGAGATAGAGGTTGAATTCCTGAGGAGCGACAAATTTGAAGTCTGCTTTTCAGCAAGTGACGAACTGGCTGGGACTCAGGAGCCTTTGGACATCGCCGAACTTAGAAGTCGTGAATTTGTTTCGTACCCTGCAAATTCAGCGGCGGCTACGGCATTCTATGCAGCGTGTAGTAAGGCGGGATTCCTTCCCAATGTAGTCCATGAAACCGATAGAATGTCGACCCTGTTAACTCTGGTCGGGGTAGGAGCCGGTATCGCCGTAGTACCTACGGGTTCTGGTTCCCCGATGCGTCACCCTGTGAAGTACCGCCAGATTCGAGACGTTCCGCCCATAGAGCTAGCAATTAGCAAGCTCGTTGGACAGAACTCTGCGCTCATCCAAGAAGTTAGCGCGGTTATTAGAGATGAACTAACGAACGGCAGGTTTTCCTAG
- the rpsF gene encoding 30S ribosomal protein S6 produces MRHYEVMIILDPSQDERTVTPSLDKFLETVRSEGGKVENVDVWGKRRLLYPINKKEEGVYAVVNLECESATVLEFDRRLSLNDSVLRTKVLRTDSK; encoded by the coding sequence GTGCGTCACTACGAAGTCATGATCATTTTGGATCCGAGCCAAGATGAACGCACTGTAACCCCGTCCCTAGACAAGTTCCTCGAGACCGTTCGCTCTGAAGGCGGCAAGGTCGAGAACGTTGATGTGTGGGGCAAGCGTCGCTTGCTGTACCCAATCAACAAAAAGGAAGAGGGCGTTTACGCTGTTGTAAATCTCGAGTGCGAGTCTGCGACCGTGCTGGAGTTCGACCGTCGCCTGAGCCTGAACGACTCTGTTCTGCGTACCAAGGTTCTGCGCACAGACAGCAAATAA
- a CDS encoding transglycosylase domain-containing protein, giving the protein MSDKKETTPSSGRRRKKGTRRWPWIVLIIVAIFIAIPGGIFAYAYVQYEVPEPEDLANNQISTMYASDNNTQIARIVPPEGNRTHVSLDEIPDHVENAVLAAEDRDFWTNSGFSFTGFVRAALGKVTGNDSAGGGSTITQQYVKNTLVGNEVSYIRKARELVYSIKMTNQWEKEDILNSYLNTVYFGRNAYGLQAASLAYFDKDVEELTVEEGAMLAGIIQAPSNWDPAVDAQQSEQRWNYVLDGMVEMDALPEDQRAGMQFPHTEEQSAVSAYTEATGANGHIKDQVIAELEEVGISEDDVNTRGLRITTTIDPTVQNASVDAVDANLAPLQEDARAAAVTIDPSTGAVRGYFGGNEASGWDYANGATETGSTFKIMALAAALQQGIPLSQNYSSAPYDLTGITIGNVNNNTCGVCSIEEALMHSYNTSFMRLQQDLENTTQDTADMAYSLGVAESLPGIERTLTENGKQPYEGIVLGQYRSRPLDMAVAMATLTNRGVWHDPYFVQRVETNSGEVLYEHPNDEGERRVSAQVADNVIQAMKPIAGWSNGALAGGRESAAKTGTHQLGDTGLNKDTWMVGSTPQLASAVWVGAADNASAINNAWGGVMYGAGAPTQIWKQILDTSLADAEWESFPQAVPVSYGFNELSNATAWDPSWNSTPSTDSSGTTGGTTRGGGAGGEATREEETDSGTTPSPDAGDGARPSDPPEGGDTGGDDGGGGGGNAPAPPAPPSVDDVIGDLEDIFG; this is encoded by the coding sequence GTGAGCGATAAGAAGGAAACGACTCCGTCTTCCGGCAGGAGGCGGAAAAAAGGTACACGCCGCTGGCCGTGGATTGTGTTGATTATTGTTGCAATTTTCATCGCTATCCCAGGCGGAATTTTTGCGTATGCGTATGTGCAATACGAGGTGCCGGAGCCGGAAGATCTGGCTAATAACCAGATTTCGACGATGTACGCCTCGGATAACAACACGCAGATAGCGCGCATCGTGCCGCCGGAAGGCAACCGCACCCACGTGAGTTTGGACGAGATTCCTGACCACGTGGAAAATGCTGTGCTCGCCGCCGAAGACCGCGATTTTTGGACGAACTCGGGCTTTTCCTTTACCGGGTTTGTTCGCGCTGCACTGGGTAAGGTTACCGGCAATGACTCTGCCGGTGGTGGTTCCACCATTACTCAGCAGTATGTGAAAAACACCCTGGTGGGCAATGAGGTCTCCTATATCCGCAAGGCGCGCGAGTTGGTCTACTCCATCAAGATGACCAACCAGTGGGAGAAAGAAGACATCCTCAACTCCTACCTGAACACGGTCTACTTCGGCCGCAATGCCTACGGCCTGCAGGCTGCGTCCTTGGCCTATTTCGACAAGGACGTCGAAGAGCTCACCGTGGAAGAAGGTGCCATGCTCGCCGGCATCATTCAGGCACCGAGCAACTGGGACCCAGCGGTGGACGCGCAGCAGTCCGAACAGCGTTGGAACTACGTGCTCGACGGCATGGTGGAAATGGATGCCTTGCCCGAAGACCAACGCGCGGGCATGCAATTTCCGCATACCGAAGAGCAATCTGCTGTCTCTGCATACACTGAGGCCACCGGTGCCAATGGCCACATTAAAGACCAAGTGATTGCGGAATTGGAAGAAGTCGGCATCTCGGAAGATGACGTCAACACCCGAGGGCTGCGCATTACCACCACAATCGATCCCACCGTGCAAAATGCCAGCGTTGATGCGGTCGATGCCAACCTGGCACCATTGCAAGAAGATGCTCGGGCTGCGGCGGTGACCATCGATCCATCGACAGGCGCCGTGCGTGGGTACTTTGGCGGCAACGAAGCCTCGGGCTGGGACTACGCCAATGGTGCCACCGAGACCGGGTCGACGTTTAAGATCATGGCGCTGGCAGCAGCATTGCAGCAGGGTATTCCGCTGAGCCAGAACTACTCCTCGGCGCCGTATGATTTGACTGGGATTACCATCGGCAATGTCAATAACAACACCTGTGGTGTGTGTTCTATTGAAGAAGCGCTGATGCACTCGTACAACACCTCCTTTATGCGCCTGCAGCAGGACTTGGAAAACACCACCCAAGACACCGCCGATATGGCGTATTCCTTGGGCGTTGCGGAATCGCTGCCGGGCATTGAGCGCACCTTGACCGAAAATGGCAAGCAGCCTTATGAAGGCATCGTGCTGGGCCAGTACCGCTCGCGTCCATTGGATATGGCAGTAGCGATGGCGACGTTGACCAACCGCGGCGTGTGGCATGACCCGTACTTTGTACAGCGTGTGGAAACCAACTCTGGCGAAGTTCTGTATGAACACCCCAACGATGAAGGCGAACGCCGCGTATCCGCGCAGGTTGCGGATAACGTCATCCAGGCGATGAAGCCGATTGCGGGCTGGTCGAATGGTGCATTAGCCGGAGGCCGTGAATCGGCCGCGAAGACCGGTACCCACCAGTTGGGGGATACGGGTCTGAACAAGGACACTTGGATGGTCGGTTCGACCCCGCAGCTGGCTTCGGCGGTGTGGGTCGGTGCCGCGGATAATGCCTCGGCGATTAACAACGCCTGGGGTGGCGTGATGTACGGCGCGGGTGCGCCGACGCAGATTTGGAAGCAGATTCTAGACACCTCGCTTGCCGATGCCGAGTGGGAGTCCTTCCCGCAAGCCGTGCCAGTTAGTTACGGGTTTAACGAACTATCCAATGCAACGGCCTGGGATCCATCGTGGAACTCAACGCCATCGACGGATAGCTCAGGTACCACGGGAGGTACCACCCGTGGCGGTGGCGCAGGCGGCGAAGCCACCCGGGAAGAAGAGACCGACTCCGGCACCACGCCAAGCCCCGATGCGGGAGACGGTGCGCGTCCTAGTGATCCGCCAGAAGGCGGCGATACCGGCGGTGACGACGGCGGAGGCGGTGGCGGTAATGCGCCAGCACCACCAGCGCCACCATCAGTCGATGATGTCATCGGCGACCTAGAAGATATATTTGGCTAA
- a CDS encoding class II histone deacetylase: MSRNVGYLWDTLYGWMDTGSGGFVPADPAAGLQPIGRHLAHPDTKRRFHEVVQTSALRDQLTNLQAQPASEEDLLRVHTAEHIEYIKDQSSQPKGGDAGDGASPLGKGGYEIGLLAAGGAIQATKSVLTGEVDTAYALINPPGHHAERERGMGFCLFNNASVAAAYAKEHHGLTRVAVVDWDVHHGNGTQQIWWDNPDVLTISLHQNKCFPANSGFREDNGGPDALGTALNIPLPPGSGNAVYNLAFEEVVLPALEAFQPELIIVASGFDASAMDPLARQMVTQDGFKQMTEMIVSAADSICDGKLVFVQEGGYSPYYLPICGLGVLEVLTQTESGFGDPFNTLLSTQGVDDLFDHQREEVNEAAKLIANIPAK; this comes from the coding sequence ATGTCACGCAACGTCGGTTATCTCTGGGACACTCTCTACGGGTGGATGGACACTGGCAGTGGTGGGTTCGTTCCGGCGGATCCCGCAGCTGGGCTTCAACCAATTGGACGCCATTTGGCACACCCTGATACGAAACGACGTTTTCACGAAGTCGTTCAAACTTCCGCACTTCGCGACCAACTCACAAATCTGCAGGCTCAGCCTGCCTCTGAGGAAGACCTTTTGCGTGTTCACACAGCCGAACACATTGAATACATTAAAGACCAATCTTCGCAGCCAAAAGGTGGTGACGCCGGAGATGGCGCCTCCCCACTTGGAAAAGGGGGCTACGAGATCGGGTTGCTAGCTGCAGGCGGTGCGATCCAGGCAACCAAATCCGTGCTAACTGGAGAGGTTGATACTGCCTATGCGCTTATCAATCCCCCGGGACATCATGCAGAACGCGAACGCGGCATGGGCTTTTGCCTCTTCAATAACGCGTCAGTTGCGGCCGCGTATGCCAAGGAGCACCACGGACTAACCCGAGTGGCGGTTGTTGATTGGGACGTCCACCATGGCAATGGAACCCAGCAGATCTGGTGGGACAACCCTGATGTCCTCACAATTTCGCTCCACCAAAATAAGTGTTTCCCGGCAAATTCTGGATTCCGCGAAGACAATGGTGGACCTGATGCACTGGGAACAGCACTCAACATTCCTCTGCCTCCTGGAAGCGGAAACGCTGTATACAACCTGGCTTTTGAGGAAGTAGTTCTTCCCGCGCTTGAAGCGTTTCAGCCGGAGCTAATTATCGTGGCCTCTGGTTTTGATGCATCAGCTATGGATCCATTAGCCCGGCAAATGGTCACGCAGGATGGATTTAAGCAGATGACAGAAATGATCGTCTCCGCTGCCGACTCGATTTGCGACGGCAAACTCGTCTTTGTTCAGGAAGGTGGCTACAGCCCTTACTACCTTCCCATCTGTGGCCTTGGCGTGTTGGAAGTCCTCACCCAAACGGAGTCCGGTTTTGGAGATCCTTTTAATACCCTCCTTAGCACCCAAGGAGTAGACGATCTCTTCGATCACCAGCGCGAAGAAGTAAACGAAGCTGCCAAGCTTATCGCAAACATTCCCGCCAAATAA
- the rplI gene encoding 50S ribosomal protein L9, whose amino-acid sequence MKLILTAAVDNLGAPGEVVEVKNGYGRNYLLPRGLAIVATRGAEKQIEGIKRAQEARAIRDLDHAREVRTQLEQLEKVVVEVKTSDKGKLFGSVTADDIVAAVKKAGGPKLDKRIIELPKGLVKKTGNYQVEVKLHADVLGKINFSVVAA is encoded by the coding sequence ATGAAGCTGATCCTCACCGCTGCCGTTGATAACCTCGGCGCTCCAGGCGAAGTCGTTGAGGTTAAAAACGGTTACGGACGTAACTACCTGCTTCCACGCGGACTAGCAATTGTTGCTACCCGCGGCGCAGAGAAGCAGATTGAAGGCATCAAGCGTGCACAGGAAGCTCGCGCAATCCGCGACTTGGACCATGCACGTGAGGTCCGCACTCAGCTCGAGCAGCTGGAGAAGGTCGTTGTCGAGGTCAAGACCTCCGACAAGGGCAAGCTCTTCGGTTCTGTTACCGCTGATGATATTGTTGCGGCAGTCAAAAAGGCTGGCGGCCCAAAGTTGGACAAGCGAATCATCGAATTGCCCAAGGGCCTAGTCAAAAAGACTGGCAACTACCAGGTCGAGGTCAAGCTGCACGCTGACGTTCTCGGCAAGATTAATTTCTCGGTCGTCGCTGCCTAA
- a CDS encoding 2-keto-3-deoxygluconate permease — translation MDQLLRYIAKIPGALMVVPLFFGAIINTLAPEVLEIGSFTTALFKDGTSVLIAIFFVSVGSQISFKTALPSVEKGIVLLLSKFGVAALVGVAVAFLTPDGTLWGLLPLAVIAAMSNSSGSLFVALTSQFGSKTDKGSISILSINDGPFLTMIALGAAGLADFPVQTLFAAIFPIILGFILGNSSSIARAFLAPGEKLIIPFVGFSIGAGIDFNELVRSGAIGVLLGLMTLVFSGTATITCVYLWHRIRRHPRESRNLVAGAAESAVAGNAIATPAAIAAIDPSLLGIQAEATAQIATAVVVTTFLTPFLVSFVASRQRKLGITPEAEDRLFEEATPDTSDNESESIEHTTRPTGQEVKQPEFTLDRE, via the coding sequence ATGGACCAGCTGCTTCGCTACATCGCTAAAATCCCCGGCGCCCTGATGGTTGTTCCGCTCTTTTTCGGCGCGATCATCAACACTTTAGCGCCTGAGGTGTTGGAAATTGGTAGTTTCACCACGGCGTTATTCAAAGACGGCACCAGTGTCCTCATCGCCATATTCTTCGTATCGGTCGGCTCTCAGATTAGCTTTAAGACTGCACTGCCCTCCGTGGAAAAAGGTATTGTCCTCCTGTTATCCAAATTTGGTGTAGCCGCCTTAGTCGGCGTGGCAGTCGCCTTCTTAACTCCAGACGGCACGCTTTGGGGGCTCCTACCATTAGCTGTCATCGCAGCAATGTCGAATTCCAGCGGCTCACTTTTCGTTGCTCTAACCTCACAGTTCGGCTCTAAGACTGACAAAGGTTCAATCTCAATCTTGTCAATTAATGACGGGCCATTTTTAACGATGATTGCACTCGGTGCTGCAGGGCTGGCGGATTTCCCTGTCCAGACTCTCTTTGCAGCAATCTTTCCAATCATCCTCGGCTTTATCCTGGGCAATTCATCCAGTATTGCTCGTGCCTTTTTAGCTCCTGGTGAAAAACTTATTATTCCGTTCGTCGGATTCTCGATTGGTGCAGGTATTGATTTCAATGAACTAGTCCGTTCTGGGGCAATCGGGGTATTGCTCGGGCTAATGACGCTTGTATTCTCAGGTACTGCCACCATCACTTGTGTCTATCTATGGCACCGAATTCGTCGACACCCCCGGGAATCTCGCAACCTTGTTGCCGGCGCTGCGGAATCCGCTGTTGCAGGCAATGCAATTGCCACACCAGCCGCAATTGCAGCTATCGATCCTTCGCTGCTAGGCATCCAAGCTGAAGCCACTGCTCAAATTGCAACGGCTGTCGTAGTCACTACCTTCCTCACACCATTTCTCGTATCGTTTGTTGCTTCACGGCAAAGAAAGCTTGGGATTACACCAGAAGCAGAAGATCGACTCTTTGAAGAAGCTACTCCAGACACCAGTGACAATGAATCAGAAAGCATTGAGCATACAACTAGACCCACTGGCCAGGAAGTAAAACAGCCAGAATTTACGCTCGACCGAGAATAA
- a CDS encoding single-stranded DNA-binding protein has protein sequence MAQGDTNITVVGNIVADPELRFTPSGAPVANFRVASTPRRFNSQTNQWEDGEAMFLTCNVWRQAAENVAETLSKGMRIVVTGRLKARTFQTREGENRTVFEIDVDEVGPSLRYASAQVTRNPREGGSGGNFGGNQGGGQAGGNQGGFGGGFGGNQGGASQGGNQGGFGGNQSSGGQSQPANDPWNSAPPAGGFGGDDEPPF, from the coding sequence ATGGCACAGGGCGATACCAATATCACGGTTGTTGGCAACATTGTTGCTGACCCAGAACTGCGTTTTACCCCGTCGGGTGCGCCAGTCGCGAACTTTCGCGTAGCGTCCACCCCACGTCGTTTTAATTCCCAAACTAATCAGTGGGAAGACGGCGAGGCTATGTTTTTGACGTGCAACGTCTGGCGCCAGGCCGCAGAAAATGTCGCAGAGACCCTGAGCAAGGGCATGCGCATTGTGGTTACTGGTCGTTTGAAGGCACGTACTTTTCAAACCCGCGAGGGCGAGAACCGTACCGTCTTTGAAATCGACGTTGATGAGGTCGGGCCATCGCTACGCTATGCCTCCGCGCAAGTGACTCGCAATCCCCGTGAGGGTGGATCCGGCGGGAACTTCGGCGGAAATCAAGGCGGCGGACAAGCCGGTGGCAACCAAGGTGGATTCGGTGGCGGCTTTGGTGGAAACCAAGGCGGCGCAAGCCAAGGCGGCAACCAGGGTGGATTTGGTGGAAACCAATCCTCCGGTGGTCAGTCTCAGCCAGCTAATGACCCTTGGAACTCTGCCCCACCAGCTGGTGGATTCGGCGGAGATGACGAACCCCCGTTCTAA
- the dnaB gene encoding replicative DNA helicase, translating to MTSSMGASFDDDNYLPPEEPAPEYGPEPPESFDGPGQSFPRDNYGGGRRKYGKRDELENPQRYGEFRQPPSDKDAEQGVLGAMLLSPSSVIEVIDEVDPEDFYYPAHQLIYSAMLDLYSDGTDIDPVIVSSRLDRQQNLERIGGAVYLHTLLATVPTAANARYYAEIVAEKALLRKLVDAGTRVVQLGFNGDEDAEIDAVLDLAQQEVFKVAQKKTTEDYKVIGDLIIPTIDELTALQNNGGLESGVPTGFIDLDNLTNGLHSGQMIIIAARPGVGKSTLALDFMRSCSLHHNKASVVFSLEMSASEIVMRLLSAESEVKLSDMRSGKVSGEDWERLTDTLNRIQDAPLYIDDSPNLTMMEIRTKARRLKQQQGLDLVVLDYLQLMSSGKRVESRQQEVSEFSRQLKLLAKELEVPVIAISQLNRGPEARTDKKPQLADLRESGSLEQDADMVMLLYRPDSQDRDSERAGEADVILAKHRGGPIDTVQVAHQLHYSKFVNMAHG from the coding sequence ATGACTTCGAGTATGGGAGCGAGTTTCGATGACGATAACTACCTGCCACCGGAAGAACCGGCACCAGAATATGGCCCGGAACCACCGGAGTCCTTCGATGGCCCAGGACAAAGTTTCCCGCGCGATAACTATGGCGGCGGGCGCCGGAAATACGGCAAGCGGGATGAGTTAGAAAACCCGCAGCGCTATGGCGAATTTCGCCAGCCGCCCTCGGATAAAGATGCCGAGCAAGGTGTTCTTGGCGCGATGTTATTATCGCCGTCCTCGGTCATTGAGGTCATCGATGAGGTGGACCCGGAGGACTTCTACTACCCGGCGCACCAGCTTATTTATAGTGCGATGTTGGATTTGTACTCCGATGGCACCGATATTGACCCGGTGATTGTCTCGAGCCGGTTGGACCGCCAGCAAAACTTAGAGCGCATTGGTGGCGCGGTGTATTTGCACACCTTGCTGGCCACGGTGCCCACGGCGGCGAATGCGCGCTACTATGCCGAAATCGTCGCGGAAAAAGCACTGCTGCGCAAGCTTGTCGATGCCGGCACGCGCGTGGTGCAGCTGGGCTTTAACGGCGATGAGGACGCCGAGATTGATGCGGTCTTGGACTTAGCGCAGCAGGAAGTGTTTAAAGTTGCGCAGAAAAAGACCACGGAGGACTACAAAGTCATCGGTGATCTGATTATCCCGACCATCGATGAGCTCACGGCGCTGCAAAATAATGGTGGTCTGGAATCGGGCGTGCCCACGGGCTTTATTGACCTGGATAACCTAACCAATGGTTTGCACTCGGGGCAGATGATTATTATCGCGGCGCGTCCTGGTGTGGGTAAGTCCACGTTGGCGTTGGACTTTATGCGGTCTTGTTCGCTGCACCATAATAAGGCGTCTGTGGTCTTTTCTTTGGAAATGAGTGCGTCGGAGATTGTCATGCGTTTGCTGTCGGCAGAATCTGAGGTGAAGCTGTCGGACATGCGCTCGGGCAAGGTCTCTGGTGAAGACTGGGAGCGGCTCACGGATACGCTGAACCGGATTCAGGACGCCCCGTTGTATATCGATGACTCACCGAACCTGACGATGATGGAAATTCGCACCAAGGCGCGTCGGTTGAAACAGCAGCAGGGCCTTGACCTGGTGGTGTTGGACTACTTGCAGTTGATGAGTTCTGGCAAGCGCGTGGAATCGCGTCAGCAGGAGGTTTCGGAGTTCTCGCGTCAGTTAAAGCTGTTGGCCAAGGAATTGGAAGTTCCCGTGATTGCGATTTCGCAGCTTAACCGTGGGCCGGAAGCGCGTACGGATAAAAAGCCGCAATTGGCGGACCTGCGTGAGTCGGGCTCATTGGAGCAGGACGCCGATATGGTGATGTTGCTATATCGCCCGGACTCACAAGACCGCGATAGTGAGCGTGCCGGTGAGGCCGATGTTATTTTGGCCAAGCACCGTGGTGGACCGATCGATACGGTGCAAGTGGCGCACCAGTTGCACTACTCGAAGTTCGTGAATATGGCGCACGGCTAG